The following proteins are co-located in the candidate division KSB1 bacterium genome:
- a CDS encoding response regulator: MSERVLCIDDDPNILAGYQRILHARFRLDTARSAKEALSKIQHGEPYAVVVSDLRMPEMDGIALLTKVRELSPDTVRIVLTGYADIQMAMAAVNEGSVFRFLAKPCPPEHFAKALEAALRQYRLQRAERELLELTLRGVVDVLAEVLAMVNPLAFSQSTRLRRIVRHMGQTIGVSDLWQYEVAALLSQVGCLVLPQDLLEKVYADLPLSEEEELMYASRTTVGHKLLSAVPRMEKVAAMIARQNESFPPRKSVEELRQTDPELLGGQMIKVALAFDNRLLAGASQEQAIGALAMRDEEFQPHLVATLYSLPSLRVEMKEAFVRVRDLNTTMVLAEDVFTRNGLLLAKNGQEVSMALLHRLQNFARRIGVREPIRVLVPRVKEEETANTMVG; this comes from the coding sequence ATGAGTGAGCGCGTTCTTTGTATCGATGATGACCCGAACATTCTTGCCGGGTATCAGCGTATCCTTCACGCGCGCTTTCGCTTAGACACCGCGCGCAGTGCCAAGGAGGCCTTGAGCAAAATTCAGCACGGCGAACCTTACGCAGTGGTGGTGTCGGACTTGCGCATGCCGGAAATGGATGGGATCGCCCTGCTCACCAAAGTGCGCGAGCTGAGTCCAGACACGGTGCGCATCGTGCTGACTGGCTACGCTGACATCCAGATGGCGATGGCGGCGGTGAACGAGGGAAGCGTGTTTCGCTTCCTTGCCAAACCCTGCCCGCCTGAGCATTTCGCCAAGGCGCTGGAAGCGGCATTGCGCCAGTACCGCCTGCAGCGTGCCGAGCGGGAGCTCCTGGAGCTCACCCTGCGGGGCGTGGTGGATGTGCTGGCCGAAGTGCTGGCAATGGTGAACCCCCTGGCCTTCAGCCAGAGTACCAGGCTCCGGCGGATCGTTCGCCACATGGGTCAGACCATCGGCGTGAGCGACCTGTGGCAGTACGAAGTGGCGGCCCTCCTTTCGCAGGTCGGGTGTCTTGTATTGCCGCAGGACCTGTTGGAAAAGGTGTATGCGGATCTGCCGCTCAGCGAGGAAGAGGAGCTTATGTATGCCTCGCGCACCACAGTGGGCCACAAGCTCCTCAGCGCTGTGCCGCGCATGGAGAAGGTAGCTGCAATGATAGCTCGCCAGAATGAGTCGTTTCCTCCACGCAAGAGCGTGGAAGAACTCCGCCAGACCGATCCGGAGCTGTTGGGGGGACAAATGATTAAAGTGGCTCTGGCCTTTGACAATCGGCTCCTTGCCGGTGCCAGCCAGGAGCAGGCGATCGGCGCATTGGCGATGCGTGACGAAGAGTTCCAGCCCCATTTGGTCGCCACGCTCTACTCGTTACCTTCATTGCGGGTGGAGATGAAAGAGGCATTCGTACGCGTCCGGGACCTGAACACCACCATGGTGCTGGCAGAGGATGTGTTCACGCGGAACGGACTCCTGTTGGCGAAGAACGGGCAAGAGGTGAGTATGGCCCTCCTCCACCGGCTGCAGAACTTTGCCAGGCGGATTGGCGTGCGCGAGCCTATTCGAGTATTAGTGCCGCGCGTTAAGGAAGAAGAGACAGCTAACACAATGGTGGGATGA
- a CDS encoding response regulator, whose protein sequence is MKRRVLFVDDEPRVLQGLQRLLHPMRSEWDMRFVSGGQEALALLEEEPFDVVVTDMRMPGMDGAELLERVRQRQPQTVRIVLSGYSDRETVLRSVGTAHQYLAKPCDSDLLRRVISRACGLRQYLAQERLVKLVAQMTTLPSLPALYQRVLAEVQAPNASIRTVGQLVAQDVGMTAKVLQLVNSAYFGLQRAIADPVEATIYLGLDTVRALVLAAGVFAQLEQRQIECGHVEELWQHSLCACGLARLLARHWGADARTTDETIMAGMLHDAGKLVLATNFPNEYGRARILAQQRGVIMQQAEEAVFGAGHAEVGAYLMGLWGLPDPVVEAMAYHHAPHRCESLQRGPLAAVHIADAVAHSIEPNSSGLPQPTLEADYLNALGLPNALDHWHTLCASAQERG, encoded by the coding sequence ATGAAAAGACGCGTTCTGTTTGTCGATGACGAACCGCGGGTGCTCCAGGGGTTGCAGCGTCTCTTGCATCCCATGCGCAGCGAGTGGGATATGCGCTTCGTGAGCGGAGGGCAGGAGGCTTTAGCTCTCCTGGAGGAAGAGCCATTTGATGTGGTGGTCACCGATATGCGCATGCCCGGCATGGATGGCGCCGAGCTCCTGGAACGAGTCCGGCAGCGGCAGCCGCAGACGGTGCGCATTGTGCTGTCCGGCTACTCGGACCGGGAGACGGTCCTGCGCTCAGTGGGGACTGCTCATCAGTACTTGGCCAAGCCGTGCGACTCTGACCTGCTGCGGAGGGTAATAAGCCGTGCGTGTGGGCTGCGGCAATACCTTGCGCAGGAGCGGTTGGTCAAGCTGGTGGCGCAGATGACCACCTTACCCAGCCTGCCGGCTCTCTACCAGAGGGTGCTGGCTGAGGTGCAGGCCCCTAATGCTTCGATCCGCACCGTGGGACAGCTAGTGGCGCAGGACGTGGGCATGACCGCCAAGGTGCTGCAGCTGGTAAACTCGGCCTACTTTGGCTTGCAGCGTGCCATTGCCGACCCCGTGGAGGCGACGATTTACCTGGGGCTGGACACGGTGCGCGCCCTGGTGCTCGCAGCAGGGGTGTTCGCGCAACTGGAACAACGGCAGATCGAGTGTGGTCACGTCGAAGAGCTGTGGCAGCATAGTCTGTGTGCGTGTGGCCTGGCGCGCCTCTTGGCCCGGCACTGGGGAGCCGACGCACGCACCACAGACGAGACCATCATGGCGGGTATGCTGCACGACGCAGGCAAGTTGGTGCTGGCGACCAATTTCCCAAATGAGTACGGCAGAGCACGGATACTCGCGCAGCAAAGAGGCGTGATTATGCAGCAGGCGGAGGAGGCAGTCTTTGGTGCGGGTCATGCGGAGGTGGGTGCATACCTCATGGGTCTCTGGGGGCTTCCAGATCCTGTGGTGGAAGCTATGGCTTACCACCATGCCCCGCACCGGTGTGAGAGCCTCCAGCGTGGGCCCCTTGCCGCAGTGCACATTGCAGATGCCGTGGCCCACAGCATAGAGCCAAACAGCAGCGGACTACCTCAACCCACGCTGGAGGCCGACTACCTGAATGCCTTAGGCTTGCCGAATGCTTTGGACCATTGGCACACGCTCTGTGCCTCAGCGCAGGAAAGGGGGTAG
- a CDS encoding response regulator, with the protein MSGAPRILVVEDESIVARDVESMLRQLGYDVVGLATSGERAVAMAQEKRPDLVLMDIKLRGAMDGVEAAERITSSLSIPVIFVTANSDDLTLQRAKVTTPFGYVLKPFEPRELHIAIEIALYRHAAEKELAKVHEQNAQLLAAVPAVLIGVDKDGHVMHWNRQAELVFGAPAAEVVGLRFERCPVQWPWQRILAEVERCCKEHQTVSLKELRYQRPDGREGFLNVTISPYLLQNGGKSGFLVAAEEVTEHKILQHQLMQAQKLESIGQLAAGIAHEINTPTQFIGDNTRFLREAFASLLGVIEQYRRLKQAVRSGQATPQLLESVEEKESEVDLDYVTQEIPLAIQQSLEGIERVANIVQAMRAFSHPGGQEKTAVDLNKAVETTVTVARNEWKYVADMELDLDSTLPHVQGLPNEINQVILNILLNAAHAIRDVVGARPERKGKITIRTQRNNGWAEIRISDTGTGIPAAIRHRIFDPFFTTKEVGKGTGQGLAIAHNVIVEKHGGSITFETEEGRGTTFIVRLPVDGS; encoded by the coding sequence ATGAGTGGCGCACCGCGGATTCTGGTAGTCGAAGACGAGTCAATTGTGGCCAGAGATGTGGAGAGCATGCTGCGCCAACTGGGGTACGACGTAGTGGGACTTGCTACATCCGGGGAGAGGGCCGTCGCCATGGCACAGGAGAAGAGGCCTGACCTGGTGTTGATGGACATAAAGCTGCGGGGTGCGATGGACGGGGTGGAGGCTGCTGAGCGCATCACCAGCTCCTTGAGCATCCCGGTGATCTTTGTCACCGCCAATTCCGATGACCTGACACTGCAGCGCGCCAAGGTCACGACTCCCTTTGGTTATGTGCTCAAACCGTTTGAGCCGCGCGAGCTCCATATCGCCATCGAGATTGCATTGTATCGCCATGCTGCCGAAAAAGAATTGGCCAAGGTGCATGAACAGAACGCACAGCTGCTGGCCGCCGTTCCCGCAGTGCTGATAGGTGTGGACAAGGACGGGCATGTCATGCACTGGAACCGACAGGCGGAGCTGGTCTTCGGTGCACCGGCAGCAGAGGTGGTGGGGCTGCGGTTTGAGAGGTGTCCCGTGCAGTGGCCGTGGCAGCGTATCCTGGCTGAGGTGGAGCGCTGCTGCAAGGAGCACCAGACGGTCTCGCTGAAAGAGCTGCGCTACCAACGCCCGGATGGGCGCGAGGGATTCCTCAACGTGACCATTAGCCCCTACCTTTTGCAGAATGGCGGCAAGTCGGGCTTCTTGGTGGCGGCAGAGGAAGTAACCGAACACAAGATTCTCCAGCATCAGCTCATGCAAGCGCAGAAGCTGGAATCCATCGGGCAGCTGGCGGCAGGCATTGCCCACGAGATCAACACCCCCACACAGTTCATCGGCGACAACACCCGCTTCTTGCGCGAGGCCTTCGCTTCTCTCTTGGGTGTAATAGAACAGTATCGCCGACTCAAGCAGGCAGTACGGAGCGGCCAAGCGACGCCGCAGCTGCTCGAATCTGTCGAAGAAAAGGAAAGTGAGGTCGACCTGGACTATGTGACGCAGGAGATTCCCCTCGCGATACAGCAGTCACTCGAGGGGATCGAGCGCGTGGCCAACATCGTGCAGGCCATGCGCGCCTTTAGTCATCCAGGCGGGCAGGAGAAAACGGCCGTGGACCTGAACAAAGCAGTGGAGACCACGGTCACCGTGGCTCGTAACGAGTGGAAGTACGTCGCTGATATGGAATTGGACCTGGACAGCACCTTGCCGCACGTGCAAGGACTCCCCAATGAGATCAACCAAGTGATTCTCAACATCCTGCTCAACGCCGCGCATGCGATCAGGGACGTGGTGGGAGCGCGGCCCGAGCGCAAAGGAAAGATCACCATTCGGACGCAACGGAACAACGGTTGGGCCGAAATCCGTATCAGCGACACCGGCACAGGCATTCCGGCTGCCATCAGGCATCGGATTTTTGATCCTTTCTTTACCACGAAGGAGGTTGGTAAAGGCACGGGGCAAGGTTTGGCCATTGCCCACAACGTGATCGTCGAAAAGCACGGCGGTTCCATCACGTTCGAAACTGAAGAGGGCAGAGGGACCACTTTCATCGTGCGTCTGCCGGTCGACGGGTCCTGA
- a CDS encoding response regulator, giving the protein MAESAKILVVEDEQIVALDIQGMLRRLGYTVTGLAATGEMAITKAEQTKPDLVLMDIKLRGDIDGIEAGQQIKARFGIPVIYLTANTDQDTYERAMATAPLGYLQKPFEIDVLAAAIAKAVEAIRADVHHVPAEVREG; this is encoded by the coding sequence ATGGCAGAGAGCGCAAAGATACTTGTCGTTGAGGACGAGCAGATTGTCGCCCTGGATATTCAAGGGATGTTGCGCCGCCTGGGGTACACGGTGACCGGGCTTGCGGCCACCGGCGAAATGGCCATCACCAAGGCCGAGCAGACAAAGCCAGACCTGGTGTTGATGGACATCAAGCTGAGAGGCGACATCGACGGGATAGAGGCCGGTCAACAGATCAAAGCGCGTTTTGGCATTCCGGTCATTTACTTAACGGCAAACACCGACCAGGACACTTACGAGCGCGCCATGGCCACTGCTCCGCTGGGGTATCTGCAAAAACCCTTTGAGATCGACGTACTCGCTGCCGCCATAGCCAAGGCCGTCGAAGCGATCCGTGCAGACGTGCACCATGTTCCTGCCGAGGTACGGGAAGGGTGA
- a CDS encoding PAS domain S-box protein gives MEKESEVLAGRSAGVQTWKQTLAQLRPVLDAMQVAAVALRRGRVVFRNPEAQHLLNGCFAKNGRQSQSFLSIVRPGDRQTVEHWFAQLKVHSGPVGGPLQVMGDGGAPTRVRATFAAVGERGEELVVGTLVPEGTKTTALAHGQELYRLILDSVNDGIVMSQNHRFVFFNARFAEMLGYQPDELMRMDYRELHTERGMEILSKRALARERGEQVPARYETTFRRKDGTELEVEVNVAIVDHRGRPATFAVIRDISERQWMAKMHAAQLELALALSRATDLEECLRLSLEAALRLSDMECGGIYLLDEATGGLQLMYEKGLPQEFVARVRHYGPDCPNTHLVKQGKSIFTTYAELTRRMGTPSQVPLRAIAVVPMVHKGEVIGCINVASTSLDQVPLRARGALHLLSAQVGDAVARLKAEQTLHDREERLEAIVQGMSEGLVYCDAEGRIRFANRHFCQMTGYSVEELIGHKGIDLLLAHKGEQDAVREFLTACLQGQRAEHEVQLRKKSGERLWVRCAFAPLHDPHGQVMGTVALAVDITEQRRAMSVLSLLYNISSAGNSAITLHELFRAIHMALIECLDCTNLLVGLCDYQKGQIVFPYWVDERDSYEMPLPLSASESLAGRVIRSRTPLLVREADYDELVAKGELRCWGTKPKVWLGVPLQDGEEVIGLIAVQSYTDPFLYTERDVELLEVVSHQIASAIKHKRAEEELRRSEEKYRLLVENVNDAIVISQDDRFIFFNPQFARLLGYEPEELLNKDYRDVYTARGVQVLMERQRRRQAGEEVPSRYETTFRRKDGSEIEVEANVTIITYQGRLATFAVIRDISEQKKARAALERHAMLLQAAVEVGHVAASVLDPDVLTEQVVHLVRERFALYFVGLYLVDESGRWAVLRAATGQAGKALLAQGYKLPVDDTSMTGWCMAHAQVRVAQCTREDSVHLEHPLLPETRSEVALPLIARGRVIGAMSIQSQEVNAFSDNDLAVLKVMADQVAIAIANAELYKALAREQALMNALMDSIPDNIYFKDAESRFIRVSKSLLEKFGVQDPAQVLGKTDFDFFTEEHARQAYEDEREIMRTGRPILGIEEKETWPDGSVTWVRTSKLPLRDEEGHIVGTFGISSDITARRKAEQALAKERNLLRTIIDALPDCIFAKDGELRFTLNNTAHLHALGVQSQAEALGRTDFDFRPIQTAERYAAEDRMVLQSGQPLVNREEQTVLPNGELGWLLCTKVPLRDEEGRVIGLVGISRDISAQKMTQTALQASLREKEVLLKEIHHRVKNNMQVISSMLRLQSNYIEDPRTLELFNESQNRVRSMALIHEQLYRSDDLSRIDFGTYVRTLTSQVARSYESNASISLRVEVEGIALGVDTGIPCGLIINELVSNAFKHAFRGRERGTICVRMWRSATDIVLSVSDDGIGFPKEIDFRNTESLGLQLVTTLTDQLEGSIELKSEGQGTEFVITFPAHDAGQ, from the coding sequence ATGGAGAAAGAGAGCGAGGTGCTCGCTGGACGCAGTGCAGGAGTGCAAACCTGGAAGCAGACTCTGGCGCAGCTTCGACCGGTGCTGGACGCGATGCAGGTGGCGGCAGTAGCCCTGCGCCGCGGGCGGGTGGTCTTTCGCAACCCGGAGGCCCAGCACTTGCTTAATGGCTGTTTTGCGAAGAATGGAAGGCAGAGTCAAAGCTTCCTAAGCATCGTCAGGCCGGGGGACCGCCAGACCGTAGAGCACTGGTTCGCGCAGTTGAAGGTCCATTCGGGACCAGTGGGCGGCCCTCTGCAGGTGATGGGCGACGGCGGAGCACCCACGCGCGTACGGGCTACGTTTGCGGCTGTGGGCGAACGGGGCGAGGAGCTGGTCGTCGGCACCCTGGTGCCGGAAGGAACGAAGACCACCGCTTTAGCCCACGGACAGGAACTCTACCGCCTCATTCTGGACAGCGTGAACGACGGCATCGTGATGAGTCAGAACCATCGCTTTGTCTTTTTCAACGCGCGCTTTGCGGAGATGTTGGGCTACCAGCCCGATGAGCTGATGAGAATGGACTACAGGGAGCTGCACACCGAGCGAGGAATGGAGATCCTCAGCAAGCGCGCCCTGGCCCGAGAGCGCGGCGAGCAGGTGCCTGCACGGTACGAGACGACTTTTCGTCGCAAAGATGGCACAGAGCTGGAGGTGGAGGTGAACGTGGCGATCGTGGACCACCGCGGTCGTCCCGCCACTTTTGCCGTGATCCGGGACATTAGCGAACGCCAGTGGATGGCAAAGATGCACGCCGCCCAGCTCGAGCTGGCGCTGGCTCTGAGCCGTGCCACTGACCTGGAGGAATGTCTGCGCCTGAGCCTGGAGGCGGCCCTGCGCCTTTCCGACATGGAGTGCGGTGGGATCTACCTCCTTGACGAGGCTACCGGCGGCCTGCAGCTGATGTACGAAAAGGGCCTGCCCCAAGAGTTTGTGGCGCGCGTCAGGCACTACGGGCCTGATTGCCCCAACACCCATTTGGTCAAGCAGGGCAAATCCATCTTCACGACGTATGCGGAGCTCACGCGTCGGATGGGTACACCATCCCAAGTCCCTTTGCGCGCTATCGCCGTGGTGCCGATGGTGCACAAAGGCGAGGTGATCGGGTGTATCAACGTGGCCTCGACCTCTCTCGATCAGGTGCCCTTGCGGGCCCGGGGCGCTCTTCATCTCCTCTCTGCCCAGGTGGGGGACGCCGTGGCGAGGCTGAAGGCGGAGCAGACCCTGCACGATCGCGAGGAACGCCTGGAGGCCATCGTGCAAGGAATGAGCGAAGGGCTCGTGTACTGTGATGCGGAGGGGAGGATTCGCTTCGCCAACCGCCACTTCTGCCAGATGACGGGCTACTCTGTTGAGGAGCTGATAGGGCACAAGGGCATAGACCTGCTGCTGGCTCACAAGGGGGAGCAGGATGCGGTGCGTGAGTTCTTGACAGCCTGTCTCCAGGGCCAAAGAGCGGAACATGAGGTGCAGCTCCGCAAGAAAAGCGGCGAGCGGCTCTGGGTACGTTGCGCCTTCGCGCCCCTCCATGACCCCCACGGTCAGGTAATGGGTACAGTTGCGCTGGCAGTGGACATCACCGAGCAACGCCGCGCCATGTCGGTGCTTTCCCTCCTCTACAATATCTCCAGCGCCGGCAACAGCGCCATAACCCTGCACGAACTGTTCCGTGCCATCCACATGGCGCTGATCGAGTGTCTGGACTGCACGAATCTCCTGGTCGGTTTGTGCGACTACCAGAAGGGTCAAATTGTCTTTCCTTATTGGGTGGACGAACGAGACAGCTATGAGATGCCCCTCCCTCTGTCAGCTTCGGAGTCTCTTGCTGGCCGGGTGATCCGCTCGCGTACCCCGTTGTTGGTGCGAGAGGCCGATTACGACGAGCTCGTCGCCAAGGGTGAGCTCAGATGCTGGGGAACGAAGCCTAAGGTGTGGCTGGGTGTGCCATTGCAAGATGGCGAAGAGGTCATTGGGCTCATCGCGGTGCAGAGCTATACCGACCCCTTCCTGTACACGGAAAGGGACGTGGAGCTGCTGGAGGTGGTGTCACACCAGATCGCCAGCGCAATCAAACACAAACGGGCAGAGGAGGAGCTGCGGCGCAGCGAAGAAAAGTACCGTCTGCTGGTGGAGAACGTCAACGACGCCATCGTCATCAGTCAGGATGACCGCTTCATCTTCTTCAATCCCCAGTTCGCGCGGCTTTTGGGCTATGAGCCGGAAGAGCTGCTCAACAAGGACTACCGCGACGTGTACACGGCACGCGGGGTCCAGGTGCTCATGGAACGGCAGCGACGCCGGCAGGCAGGCGAGGAGGTGCCCAGCCGCTATGAGACCACCTTCCGGCGCAAAGACGGGTCCGAGATTGAGGTGGAGGCCAACGTCACGATCATCACCTACCAGGGGCGCCTTGCCACCTTTGCCGTGATCCGGGACATCAGCGAGCAGAAGAAAGCACGGGCTGCCCTCGAACGGCATGCCATGCTGTTGCAAGCTGCCGTCGAAGTGGGGCATGTGGCCGCCAGTGTGCTTGACCCCGATGTGCTTACGGAACAGGTGGTGCATCTGGTGCGCGAGCGATTCGCACTCTACTTCGTGGGCCTTTACCTGGTCGATGAAAGTGGTCGGTGGGCGGTGCTCCGGGCGGCGACCGGCCAGGCGGGAAAAGCCCTGCTGGCACAAGGGTACAAACTTCCTGTGGACGATACCTCGATGACTGGCTGGTGCATGGCCCATGCCCAAGTACGTGTGGCGCAATGCACGCGCGAGGACTCGGTCCACTTGGAGCATCCTTTGCTGCCGGAGACACGATCGGAGGTGGCTCTGCCCCTCATCGCGCGGGGTCGGGTCATAGGCGCGATGAGCATACAAAGCCAAGAGGTGAACGCGTTTTCTGACAATGATCTCGCTGTCCTGAAGGTGATGGCCGACCAGGTCGCCATCGCCATTGCTAATGCCGAACTGTACAAGGCATTGGCCAGGGAACAAGCCCTCATGAACGCGCTCATGGATTCTATCCCTGACAACATTTACTTCAAGGACGCAGAAAGCCGTTTCATCAGGGTCAGCAAATCGCTGCTGGAAAAGTTTGGAGTGCAAGACCCAGCCCAAGTGCTGGGCAAGACCGATTTCGACTTTTTCACTGAAGAGCACGCGCGGCAGGCATACGAGGACGAGCGGGAGATCATGCGCACAGGGAGGCCGATCCTGGGCATCGAGGAGAAGGAAACCTGGCCGGATGGTTCGGTGACCTGGGTGCGCACCTCCAAGCTGCCACTCCGTGACGAGGAAGGGCATATCGTCGGCACCTTTGGCATTTCCAGCGATATTACCGCGCGCAGGAAAGCCGAACAGGCACTTGCCAAGGAGCGTAACCTCCTGCGCACGATCATCGACGCCCTACCCGACTGCATCTTCGCCAAGGACGGAGAACTACGCTTTACCCTCAACAACACGGCGCATTTGCATGCGCTTGGTGTGCAGTCGCAGGCAGAGGCGCTGGGCAGGACTGACTTTGATTTTCGTCCCATCCAGACGGCGGAACGCTATGCCGCAGAGGACCGGATGGTACTACAATCCGGGCAGCCGCTGGTAAACCGGGAGGAACAAACGGTGCTGCCCAATGGCGAGCTTGGGTGGCTGTTGTGCACGAAGGTGCCCCTGCGTGACGAAGAGGGGAGGGTGATTGGGCTGGTGGGCATCAGCCGCGACATTAGCGCGCAGAAGATGACCCAAACCGCACTGCAGGCCTCGTTACGGGAGAAGGAGGTCCTGCTCAAGGAGATTCACCACCGGGTGAAGAACAACATGCAGGTCATCTCCTCCATGCTGCGCCTGCAGTCCAATTACATCGAGGACCCCCGAACCTTGGAGCTCTTCAACGAGAGCCAGAACCGGGTGCGCTCCATGGCGCTCATTCACGAGCAGCTCTACCGCTCCGATGACCTGTCCCGCATCGATTTTGGCACCTACGTGCGCACCCTCACCAGTCAGGTGGCGCGGTCTTATGAAAGCAACGCCAGCATTTCCCTCCGGGTGGAGGTGGAGGGCATCGCTTTGGGCGTGGACACCGGCATACCCTGCGGCCTCATCATCAACGAGCTGGTGTCCAATGCATTCAAGCACGCCTTCCGCGGGCGAGAGCGTGGAACCATCTGCGTCCGAATGTGGCGGAGTGCAACAGACATTGTGCTGAGCGTATCCGACGACGGGATCGGCTTCCCCAAGGAGATCGATTTCCGCAACACCGAGTCGTTGGGCTTGCAGTTGGTCACAACCCTGACGGATCAGCTTGAAGGCTCCATCGAATTGAAGAGCGAGGGCCAAGGTACGGAGTTCGTTATCACCTTTCCGGCGCACGACGCGGGCCAATGA